In Halofilum ochraceum, a single window of DNA contains:
- a CDS encoding CAP domain-containing protein, producing MQIRHTVVTLALLLAACAGPDGERPVSGGTAGPSTAVACQDDDDAFRQAMVAALNAARSRAPACGGESMEPVRGLEWSPALGKAARAHARDMAGNDFLGHAGSDGRRVDRRASDAGYEWRAIGENVGAGARNVAQAVDHWLGSPAHCRNMLNGDYGEFGAACVRAPDSRYGTYWALILGEPQPE from the coding sequence ATGCAGATTCGCCATACCGTCGTCACGCTCGCATTGCTCCTGGCCGCCTGTGCCGGCCCGGATGGTGAGCGCCCGGTCTCCGGGGGCACCGCGGGACCGAGCACCGCGGTAGCCTGTCAGGACGACGACGACGCCTTCCGGCAGGCCATGGTCGCCGCGCTCAATGCCGCACGCAGCCGGGCCCCGGCCTGCGGTGGCGAGTCCATGGAGCCCGTTCGCGGTCTCGAGTGGTCGCCCGCGTTGGGCAAGGCCGCCCGCGCCCATGCACGCGACATGGCCGGGAATGATTTCCTCGGTCATGCCGGTTCCGACGGGCGCCGCGTTGACCGGCGCGCGAGCGATGCGGGTTACGAGTGGCGCGCCATCGGCGAGAATGTCGGGGCCGGCGCACGCAATGTCGCCCAGGCCGTCGATCACTGGCTGGGAAGCCCCGCACACTGCCGTAATATGCTGAACGGTGACTACGGGGAATTCGGGGCGGCCTGCGTCCGCGCTCCGGACTCCCGCTACGGGACGTACTGGGCGCTGATCCTGGGCGAACCGCAGCCCGAATGA
- a CDS encoding VOC family protein: MTTHSGADPSAILDHLGVSVTDCAISREFYDAALAPLGIRRVVDVELDHGHEACGYGREGHPPRFWVSSVGVSRGHAHVAFQAASQAEVRAFHRAALAAGGRNHGAPALRPAHHPDYFAAFVYDPDGYNIEAVTHLPDRDVTG, encoded by the coding sequence ATGACGACGCATAGCGGTGCGGACCCATCCGCGATCCTCGACCACCTGGGTGTATCCGTAACCGACTGCGCGATCAGTCGCGAGTTCTATGACGCGGCCCTCGCACCGCTCGGGATCCGCCGGGTCGTCGACGTCGAACTCGACCACGGGCACGAGGCCTGCGGCTACGGCCGCGAGGGCCATCCGCCCCGGTTCTGGGTCTCTTCGGTCGGCGTGTCGCGCGGCCACGCCCATGTCGCGTTCCAGGCCGCCAGCCAGGCCGAGGTGCGTGCATTCCACCGCGCCGCTCTGGCCGCCGGCGGTCGCAACCACGGCGCACCCGCACTCCGCCCGGCCCACCATCCGGATTACTTCGCGGCCTTCGTCTACGACCCGGACGGCTACAACATCGAGGCGGTCACGCACCTGCCGGACCGTGACGTTACGGGCTGA
- the cfa gene encoding cyclopropane fatty acyl phospholipid synthase — protein MDSGQLRERARELLANADVRINGDRASDIRVHDERLYARVFAQGSLGFGEAYMDGWWDSDDIAGLTYRLLRAQVYEAVQPWRDLPRVLAAHLLNWQTPRRIRRVAEQHYDIGNELYDRMLGLYPVYSCGYWREADRLDDAQYAKIDLICRKLGIEPGMRVLDIGCGWGAAARHIAERYGAEVVGVTISSEQVDYGRQLCDGLPVDIRLQDYRSVDERFDRILSVGMFEHVGYKNYRNFMQVASRCLDPDGLFLLHTIGNNQSSATTDPWIEKYIFPNSMVPSAKQITQSAEGHFIIEDWHNFGTDYDLTLQAWFANFDAHWPELATDYGDRFYRMWKFYLLSCAGSFRARQNHLWQIVLSPRGQVGGYLSLR, from the coding sequence ATGGACTCCGGGCAACTGCGCGAACGTGCGCGCGAACTGCTGGCGAATGCGGATGTGCGCATCAACGGCGACCGCGCCAGCGATATCCGCGTACACGACGAACGGCTGTACGCGCGCGTCTTCGCCCAGGGATCGCTCGGCTTCGGTGAGGCCTACATGGACGGCTGGTGGGATAGCGACGATATCGCCGGGCTGACCTACCGGCTGTTGCGCGCGCAAGTGTACGAGGCGGTTCAGCCCTGGCGGGACCTGCCACGGGTGTTGGCGGCGCATCTGCTGAACTGGCAGACACCGCGGCGCATTCGCCGGGTCGCCGAACAGCACTACGACATCGGCAATGAACTCTACGACCGGATGCTGGGCCTTTATCCGGTCTACTCCTGCGGCTACTGGCGCGAGGCCGATCGTCTCGACGATGCCCAGTACGCGAAGATCGATCTGATCTGCCGCAAATTGGGTATCGAACCCGGGATGCGGGTGCTCGATATCGGTTGCGGCTGGGGCGCTGCCGCGCGTCATATTGCCGAACGATACGGCGCCGAGGTGGTCGGCGTGACCATTTCGAGCGAGCAGGTCGACTATGGGCGGCAGCTCTGTGACGGTCTGCCGGTGGATATCCGTCTGCAGGACTATCGGTCCGTGGACGAGCGCTTCGACCGGATTCTCTCGGTCGGCATGTTCGAGCACGTCGGTTACAAAAACTACCGGAATTTCATGCAGGTAGCCTCACGCTGCCTGGACCCGGACGGCCTCTTCCTGCTCCACACGATCGGCAACAACCAGTCCTCGGCGACCACGGATCCGTGGATCGAGAAATACATCTTCCCGAACTCGATGGTCCCTTCTGCGAAACAGATCACACAATCGGCTGAAGGGCACTTCATAATCGAGGACTGGCACAATTTCGGCACCGATTATGATCTGACGTTGCAGGCGTGGTTCGCGAATTTCGACGCGCACTGGCCCGAACTGGCCACGGATTACGGCGATCGCTTCTACCGGATGTGGAAGTTCTATCTGCTGTCCTGCGCCGGTTCGTTCCGGGCGCGTCAGAACCACCTCTGGCAGATCGTCCTGTCGCCGCGGGGCCAGGTCGGTGGCTATCTTTCGCTGCGCTGA
- the ispB gene encoding octaprenyl diphosphate synthase — translation MQFDAIQALVDADMDAVDGTISDRLRSDVVLINQLGQYIVSNGGKRLRPRLVLLAAGAAGYGGRAHIPLAAVIEFIHTATLLHDDVVDASDMRRGQRTANALWGNEAAVLVGDFLYSRSFEMMVEIGSMRVMEILSHTTNTIAEGEVMQLLNIHDADTTEERYLDIIRSKTAKLFEAAVRLGGVLAGVDEATERALARYGMHLGTAFQVIDDVLDYSAEAGEMGKNVGDDLAEGKPTLPLIHVIQQGEAADAAIMREAIEQGGVERVDAVTEILERTGAIEYARTQARAEADLALAELDVLPGGPYRDALAGLADVAVNRTA, via the coding sequence ATGCAATTCGACGCCATTCAGGCGCTCGTCGATGCGGATATGGACGCCGTCGACGGCACGATCAGTGACCGACTGCGTTCCGACGTCGTCCTGATCAACCAGCTCGGCCAGTATATCGTCAGCAATGGCGGTAAACGGCTGCGTCCGCGCCTCGTCCTGCTCGCGGCGGGCGCGGCCGGTTACGGGGGGCGTGCACACATCCCGCTGGCGGCCGTCATCGAGTTCATCCATACGGCGACGCTGCTGCACGATGATGTCGTCGATGCCTCGGATATGCGCCGCGGGCAGCGTACGGCGAACGCGCTCTGGGGCAACGAGGCCGCCGTGCTGGTCGGCGATTTCCTCTACTCGCGCTCGTTCGAGATGATGGTCGAGATCGGCAGCATGCGCGTGATGGAGATCCTCTCCCACACGACCAACACCATCGCCGAGGGCGAGGTGATGCAGCTGCTCAACATCCACGATGCCGACACCACCGAGGAACGGTATCTGGACATCATCCGTTCGAAGACCGCCAAGCTGTTCGAGGCCGCCGTGCGCCTCGGGGGCGTTCTGGCCGGGGTCGACGAGGCGACCGAGCGCGCGCTGGCCCGTTATGGCATGCACCTGGGTACGGCCTTCCAGGTCATCGACGATGTCCTGGATTACAGTGCCGAGGCCGGGGAGATGGGCAAGAACGTCGGTGACGACCTGGCCGAAGGGAAGCCCACGCTGCCGTTGATCCACGTGATTCAGCAGGGCGAGGCCGCCGACGCGGCGATCATGCGCGAGGCGATCGAGCAGGGCGGCGTCGAGCGCGTCGACGCCGTCACCGAGATCCTCGAGCGCACCGGTGCGATCGAGTATGCCCGCACCCAGGCGCGCGCCGAGGCGGACCTGGCCCTGGCCGAACTGGACGTCCTGCCGGGCGGCCCCTATCGCGACGCGCTCGCCGGGCTCGCCGACGTGGCGGTCAATCGTACCGCCTGA
- a CDS encoding fructosamine kinase family protein translates to MTQADKRFLDAIAQALEPAGIAGPLRQARPVAGGCIHETARVTAGDGRALFLKANSGDHGPMLAAEAYGLKQLAAADGPRVPRVLGHGVAHGRAWLMTEYLDLQPSGDAAGYGHELARMHAYQGEAFGLDHDNWIGTTEQPNGPHEDWVTFWRERRLGHQLELAAADGHAALVDRGRRLAGRLDELFGGHQPPPSLLHGDLWSGNQAYDRDGRGVVFDPAVYFGDREADLAMTELFGGLPDAFWSAYCEAWPLEPGYPVRRELYNLYHVLNHAHLFGGGYVPQSARMIDRLLAEVGNGS, encoded by the coding sequence ATGACGCAAGCGGATAAACGATTCCTCGACGCGATCGCGCAGGCACTGGAGCCCGCCGGCATCGCCGGACCGCTGCGGCAGGCGCGTCCGGTCGCCGGCGGCTGCATCCATGAGACGGCCCGCGTGACGGCGGGCGATGGCCGCGCGCTGTTCCTCAAAGCCAATTCCGGAGACCACGGCCCGATGCTCGCGGCGGAGGCGTACGGTCTGAAACAGCTGGCCGCCGCCGATGGACCGAGGGTGCCACGGGTGCTCGGCCACGGCGTCGCGCACGGGCGTGCCTGGCTGATGACGGAATATCTCGACCTGCAGCCCAGCGGGGACGCCGCCGGATACGGCCACGAACTCGCCCGGATGCACGCGTACCAAGGGGAGGCGTTCGGGCTCGATCACGACAACTGGATCGGCACGACCGAGCAGCCGAATGGCCCGCACGAGGACTGGGTGACATTCTGGCGCGAGCGGCGCCTCGGCCATCAACTCGAACTGGCGGCCGCCGACGGCCATGCGGCGCTTGTGGACCGCGGGCGGCGGCTGGCCGGGCGGCTCGACGAATTATTCGGTGGGCACCAGCCGCCGCCGTCGCTGCTGCACGGCGATCTCTGGAGCGGGAATCAGGCCTACGATCGGGACGGGCGCGGGGTCGTGTTCGATCCGGCGGTGTATTTCGGCGACCGGGAGGCCGATCTCGCGATGACGGAGCTGTTCGGGGGATTACCGGATGCGTTCTGGTCGGCCTATTGCGAGGCGTGGCCGCTTGAGCCCGGGTACCCGGTGCGACGGGAACTCTACAACCTCTACCATGTGCTCAATCATGCGCACCTGTTCGGCGGCGGCTATGTCCCGCAGAGCGCGCGGATGATCGACCGACTGCTGGCGGAGGTGGGCAATGGTTCATGA
- a CDS encoding putative bifunctional diguanylate cyclase/phosphodiesterase → MAQGSDSHGGGSGVGLEALDRQIFERHALVMLLIDPASGQLLDANDAAAAFYGYPRSVLRSMNIDRINTLTSHEIRAEMARARRRDVATFQFRHRLANGEERSVEVCSAPVELDGREVLHSVIRDTSERERLVAEVTQHAWYDGLTGLPNRALFRSRIDEVLERAQRHGGRAVVMHLDLDRFRDLNEVWGHEHGDAILCQAAAAIEVALPGAEVIARLAADEFGIAAVESALGPDASDLAERVRTAFHTVRFRVGDRSVRLYTSIGVAVCPDDDRDPATLMRHAEAALIQAKRDGGDQWALYNPALSGRASERVLLGGDLREAIESGGLRLALQPVVDMRDGSRIGAEALVRWHHPEHGWIAPDRFIPVAEATGQIATLGDWVLCNAARYAAAHADMPGSRIAVNVSALQLRGQDIAGTVARVLRETGLPAASLELELTESAIVDEGERLIGDLAALRALGISVAIDDFGTGYSSLQYLKRLPVDRLKIDRAFVQGLDHDPDNHAIVATIAALANQFGLALTAEGVETEDEVAALLSLGCYSAQGYYYAAPELIDPPAGD, encoded by the coding sequence ATGGCGCAAGGCAGCGATTCACACGGCGGTGGCAGCGGCGTCGGCCTGGAAGCACTGGACCGCCAGATCTTCGAACGCCATGCCCTGGTCATGCTGCTGATCGACCCGGCCAGCGGCCAGCTGCTCGACGCCAACGATGCCGCCGCCGCGTTCTATGGCTACCCGCGTTCGGTCCTGCGGTCGATGAACATCGACCGGATCAACACCCTGACGAGTCATGAAATCCGGGCCGAGATGGCCCGGGCCCGTCGGCGCGACGTCGCCACCTTCCAGTTCCGCCACCGCCTCGCCAACGGCGAGGAGCGGAGCGTCGAGGTGTGCAGTGCACCGGTCGAACTCGATGGCCGCGAGGTGCTGCACTCCGTCATCCGGGATACCAGCGAGCGTGAGCGACTCGTCGCCGAGGTAACCCAGCACGCCTGGTACGATGGCCTCACCGGACTACCGAACCGGGCCCTGTTTCGTTCGCGGATCGATGAGGTGCTCGAACGCGCGCAGCGCCACGGTGGCCGGGCCGTGGTGATGCATCTCGACCTCGACCGGTTCCGCGACCTCAACGAGGTCTGGGGGCACGAGCACGGTGACGCGATTCTCTGTCAGGCGGCCGCCGCGATTGAAGTGGCGCTCCCCGGCGCCGAGGTCATCGCCCGCCTGGCCGCGGATGAGTTCGGGATCGCCGCGGTGGAATCGGCCCTCGGCCCCGATGCGTCCGATCTCGCCGAACGCGTGCGCACCGCGTTTCACACGGTCCGTTTCCGCGTCGGCGATCGAAGCGTGCGTCTATACACCAGCATCGGTGTGGCCGTGTGCCCGGATGACGACCGGGATCCGGCCACGCTCATGCGCCACGCCGAGGCGGCGCTGATCCAGGCGAAACGTGACGGGGGCGATCAGTGGGCCCTGTACAACCCGGCGCTGTCCGGGCGCGCAAGCGAACGCGTGCTGCTCGGCGGTGACCTCCGCGAGGCGATCGAATCAGGCGGCCTGAGGCTCGCCCTGCAGCCGGTTGTCGACATGCGTGATGGCTCGCGCATCGGCGCGGAGGCCCTGGTGCGCTGGCACCACCCCGAGCATGGGTGGATCGCCCCGGACCGATTTATCCCGGTGGCCGAGGCGACGGGGCAGATTGCCACGCTGGGGGACTGGGTGCTGTGCAACGCCGCCCGTTATGCCGCCGCCCACGCCGATATGCCCGGGTCGCGCATCGCGGTCAACGTATCGGCGCTGCAGCTGCGCGGCCAGGATATCGCCGGGACAGTGGCGCGCGTGCTCCGCGAAACCGGTCTGCCGGCCGCGTCACTGGAACTCGAACTGACCGAGAGCGCGATCGTCGACGAGGGCGAGCGCCTGATCGGGGACCTCGCCGCGTTGCGGGCGCTCGGAATCAGCGTGGCCATCGACGACTTCGGCACCGGCTACTCGTCGTTGCAGTATCTTAAGCGCCTGCCCGTCGATCGGCTCAAGATTGACCGCGCCTTCGTCCAGGGCCTGGATCACGACCCGGACAATCACGCGATTGTCGCCACGATCGCGGCGCTCGCGAACCAGTTCGGCCTGGCGTTGACGGCCGAGGGCGTCGAGACTGAAGACGAGGTCGCGGCGCTGCTGTCGCTAGGCTGCTACTCCGCCCAGGGGTATTACTACGCCGCGCCGGAACTCATCGACCCGCCTGCAGGCGACTGA
- the cgtA gene encoding Obg family GTPase CgtA, with product MHFVDEATIRVHAGDGGNGCLSFRREKYLPKGGPDGGDGGDGGDVYVIGDEGLTTLADFRHQRVHRATRGGNGAGTNRTGARGTDCDIVVPVGTLVYSEDTGELIGDVTAHGQRLLVAKGGIHGKGNTRFKSSTNRAPRQTTDGTPGDVRQLRLELKLLADVGLLGYPNAGKSTLIEAVSGARPRIADYPFTTITPQLGVVSVGPDRSFVMADIPGLIEGASEGSGLGLRFLRHLDRTGLLLHVVDIYTTHDGGDPAEAAKALVAELEQYSQALGERERWLVLNKIDLLAGDDREAAVRRVVDALDWQGPVYTISAIAGEGTDELCRAIMARLEALRAEARERPVDTESHDAGDTIAWPERGDGA from the coding sequence ATGCATTTCGTCGATGAAGCGACAATCCGGGTCCATGCGGGCGACGGCGGCAACGGTTGCCTGAGTTTCCGGCGCGAGAAGTACCTGCCGAAAGGCGGGCCCGACGGTGGTGATGGCGGCGACGGCGGCGACGTCTACGTGATCGGCGACGAGGGCCTCACCACGCTCGCCGATTTCCGCCACCAGCGCGTGCATCGCGCCACCCGCGGCGGCAACGGGGCCGGCACGAACCGCACCGGCGCCCGCGGCACCGACTGCGACATCGTTGTCCCGGTCGGCACGCTCGTCTACAGCGAGGACACCGGCGAGCTGATCGGGGACGTGACAGCCCACGGTCAGCGCCTGCTGGTGGCCAAGGGCGGCATCCACGGCAAGGGCAACACCCGCTTCAAGAGTTCGACTAACCGGGCCCCGCGGCAGACCACCGACGGTACGCCGGGCGATGTCCGCCAGCTGCGGCTGGAGCTGAAACTGCTGGCCGATGTCGGGCTGCTCGGCTACCCGAACGCCGGCAAGTCGACCCTGATCGAGGCGGTTTCGGGCGCGCGCCCGCGGATCGCCGATTATCCGTTCACCACCATCACCCCGCAGCTCGGCGTGGTCTCGGTCGGCCCCGACCGCAGCTTTGTCATGGCGGACATCCCGGGACTGATCGAGGGTGCGTCGGAAGGCAGCGGGCTGGGATTGCGGTTCCTGCGTCATCTCGACCGGACCGGTCTGCTGCTGCATGTGGTCGATATCTACACCACCCATGACGGCGGCGATCCCGCGGAGGCCGCGAAGGCGCTGGTCGCCGAGCTGGAGCAGTACTCGCAGGCACTGGGCGAACGCGAGCGCTGGCTGGTGCTGAACAAGATCGATCTGCTGGCCGGCGACGACCGCGAGGCGGCCGTGCGGCGGGTCGTCGACGCGCTCGATTGGCAGGGCCCGGTCTACACGATCTCGGCGATCGCCGGCGAGGGCACGGACGAACTGTGCCGCGCCATCATGGCCCGGCTCGAGGCGCTCCGCGCGGAGGCCCGCGAACGCCCGGTGGACACCGAGAGCCACGATGCCGGCGACACCATCGCCTGGCCGGAACGCGGCGATGGGGCGTGA
- the rplU gene encoding 50S ribosomal protein L21 produces MHAVIQTGGKQYRVAQGDKLRVERLDAAEGEQVDLSEVLLVSDGDDVKVGTPRVDGASVQARVVTHGRGKKIEIMKFRRRKHHQKRTGHRQNYTELEITGISA; encoded by the coding sequence ATGCACGCGGTCATCCAGACGGGCGGCAAGCAGTACCGGGTGGCGCAGGGCGACAAGCTCCGCGTCGAGCGTCTTGATGCGGCCGAAGGCGAGCAGGTCGATCTCAGCGAAGTGCTGCTGGTCTCCGACGGCGACGACGTCAAGGTCGGCACGCCCCGGGTCGACGGCGCCAGCGTGCAGGCCCGCGTGGTCACGCACGGTCGCGGGAAAAAGATCGAAATCATGAAGTTCCGCCGCCGTAAGCACCACCAGAAGCGTACGGGCCATCGGCAGAACTACACCGAACTCGAGATCACCGGCATCAGCGCCTGA
- a CDS encoding FecR domain-containing protein — translation MDKSQRAVIAPLVLILLCLWMPAASAEEPAYDQLPDDRVLYIAPGQSLSALVQRLYPQRPGRWAEIRSWIVSNNPHAFVDGDPARLRADVRVKLPGAAELAERDPYSLAPAQDADADADPALEFRDRYVFVDPAQSLRELVPHLYPGQRERWGEIIDAILARNDDRLADMDGDNRIDRGTRLRIPEAPAARRATDSGAEAEPESEAAPVEPAVAKVVRRSGELYAVDGADRRRELKADDPVRRGDTLHTGEAGRAEIEFRDGERVFLRPGSRMRVRDWQLPETGPGTRVVELLEGGLRAITGAIGNRDADTYRTVSQQTTLGIRGTEYTLRICARDECRVDGADSDALRAGLYVGVDAGRVSLLNESGETTVEAGQLRYVAGPASAPVEAGPEATDILYTEAEQAERAEEATAEAAAEAEDEGTHWGWVILGIVLLGAAL, via the coding sequence ATGGATAAATCCCAGCGCGCGGTCATCGCACCGCTTGTACTCATCCTGCTGTGTCTGTGGATGCCGGCGGCGTCCGCTGAAGAGCCCGCTTACGATCAGCTGCCGGACGACCGCGTGCTCTACATCGCGCCGGGTCAGTCGCTCTCGGCACTGGTGCAGCGTCTGTATCCACAGCGGCCCGGCCGCTGGGCCGAGATCCGTTCCTGGATCGTAAGCAACAACCCGCACGCGTTCGTCGATGGCGACCCGGCCCGCCTGCGCGCCGACGTGCGGGTGAAACTGCCTGGCGCCGCCGAACTGGCCGAGCGGGACCCGTACAGTCTGGCGCCGGCACAGGATGCCGATGCCGATGCGGACCCGGCGCTCGAGTTTCGCGATCGTTATGTATTCGTCGATCCCGCCCAGTCACTGAGAGAGCTGGTGCCCCATCTGTATCCCGGCCAGCGCGAGCGCTGGGGCGAGATCATTGACGCCATCCTGGCGCGTAACGACGACCGCCTCGCGGATATGGATGGTGACAACCGCATCGACCGCGGCACGCGCCTGCGCATACCCGAGGCCCCGGCCGCTCGGCGTGCGACCGACTCCGGTGCCGAAGCCGAGCCCGAGTCCGAAGCGGCGCCGGTGGAGCCGGCGGTCGCGAAGGTCGTCCGCCGGAGCGGGGAACTGTACGCCGTCGACGGCGCCGATCGCCGGCGCGAACTGAAAGCCGACGATCCGGTCCGTCGCGGCGATACGCTGCACACCGGTGAGGCCGGCCGCGCGGAAATCGAGTTCCGCGATGGGGAGCGCGTATTCCTGCGCCCCGGAAGCCGCATGCGGGTCCGGGACTGGCAGCTGCCCGAGACCGGGCCGGGCACGCGCGTGGTCGAACTGCTCGAAGGTGGCCTGCGCGCGATCACCGGGGCGATCGGCAATCGTGATGCGGACACCTACCGCACCGTCTCCCAACAGACGACGCTCGGGATCCGCGGTACCGAATACACCCTTCGGATCTGTGCGAGGGATGAGTGCCGGGTCGACGGCGCCGATTCGGATGCCCTGCGCGCGGGGCTCTATGTCGGCGTCGACGCGGGCCGCGTGAGTCTCCTGAACGAGTCCGGCGAGACCACGGTGGAGGCAGGCCAGCTGCGATATGTCGCCGGCCCGGCCAGCGCCCCGGTGGAGGCGGGCCCCGAAGCGACCGACATCCTCTACACCGAGGCCGAACAGGCGGAGCGTGCAGAAGAGGCGACGGCCGAGGCCGCCGCGGAAGCCGAGGACGAAGGCACCCACTGGGGGTGGGTCATCCTCGGCATCGTCCTCCTCGGTGCAGCGCTCTGA
- the proB gene encoding glutamate 5-kinase, with product MGRERLQQARRWVVKIGSSLVTANGRGLDRDAIKSWSAELAALHADGVEVVLVSSGAVAEGMSRLGWRQRPHALHELQAAAAVGQMGLVQAFESAFRGHGIGTAQILLTHDDVADRQRYLNARSTLRTLGGLGVIPIVNENDTVANDEFRFGENDTLAALVANLVEADTLVILTDTDGLYDRDPRQDPAARIIREGTAGDPRFADMAGGTGSAWGRGGMATKVDAAGRAARSGTATVIAPGSDRHVLTRLRAGDELGTLLEPSQEPLMARKRWLANHLRLAGALDVDAGAARALRASGVSLLAVGVTAVRGAFRRGEVVACIDPEGREVARGLVNYAAEEIDRLKGRSSRDIESILGYVVEPELIDRDNMVITG from the coding sequence ATGGGGCGTGAACGCCTGCAACAAGCGCGGCGCTGGGTGGTCAAGATCGGCAGTTCGCTGGTCACGGCCAACGGCCGCGGTCTCGATCGGGACGCGATCAAGAGCTGGAGCGCCGAGCTCGCTGCGCTGCACGCCGATGGCGTCGAGGTCGTGCTGGTCTCCTCGGGGGCGGTCGCCGAGGGCATGAGCCGCCTTGGCTGGCGGCAGCGGCCGCACGCCCTGCATGAACTCCAGGCGGCCGCCGCCGTCGGCCAGATGGGCCTCGTGCAGGCCTTCGAGAGCGCGTTCCGCGGGCACGGCATCGGTACCGCACAGATTCTCCTTACTCACGACGACGTGGCCGATCGCCAGCGCTACCTGAACGCGCGTTCGACCCTGCGCACGCTCGGCGGCCTCGGGGTGATCCCCATCGTCAACGAGAACGACACGGTCGCCAACGACGAGTTCCGCTTCGGCGAGAACGACACCCTGGCCGCACTCGTCGCCAACCTGGTCGAGGCCGACACGCTGGTCATCCTCACGGATACCGACGGGCTCTACGATCGTGACCCGCGCCAGGACCCGGCGGCGCGCATCATCCGTGAAGGGACTGCCGGCGATCCCCGCTTCGCGGATATGGCCGGGGGTACCGGTTCCGCCTGGGGCCGCGGCGGCATGGCGACCAAGGTCGATGCCGCGGGGCGCGCGGCCCGCTCCGGTACGGCCACCGTGATCGCGCCCGGTAGCGACCGCCACGTCCTCACGCGCCTGCGCGCGGGCGACGAACTGGGCACGCTGCTGGAACCCAGTCAGGAGCCGCTGATGGCGCGTAAACGCTGGCTGGCGAACCATCTGCGCCTTGCCGGTGCGCTCGACGTCGACGCCGGGGCGGCCCGGGCGCTCCGTGCTTCCGGCGTTTCCCTGCTGGCCGTGGGGGTCACGGCGGTGCGGGGCGCTTTCCGTCGTGGCGAGGTCGTGGCCTGTATCGATCCCGAGGGTCGTGAGGTGGCCCGGGGGCTGGTGAACTACGCGGCGGAGGAGATCGATCGGCTCAAGGGGCGCAGCAGCCGCGACATCGAGTCCATCCTCGGCTATGTCGTCGAGCCCGAACTCATCGACCGGGATAATATGGTCATCACCGGCTGA
- the rpmA gene encoding 50S ribosomal protein L27 produces MAHKKAGGSTKNGRDSQSKRLGVKRFGGEAVRAGNIIVRQRGTKFHAGAHVGTGNDYTLFAKADGHVRFVRRGPKQRKFVEIVPPADA; encoded by the coding sequence ATGGCACATAAGAAGGCAGGCGGCAGTACCAAGAACGGACGCGATTCCCAGTCAAAGCGTCTCGGCGTGAAGCGCTTCGGCGGTGAGGCCGTGCGCGCGGGCAACATCATCGTGCGCCAGCGCGGCACGAAGTTCCACGCGGGCGCGCACGTCGGCACCGGCAACGATTACACGCTGTTCGCCAAGGCGGACGGCCATGTGCGCTTCGTCCGTCGGGGTCCGAAGCAGCGCAAGTTCGTCGAGATCGTGCCGCCGGCGGACGCCTGA